The following coding sequences lie in one Ostrea edulis chromosome 8, xbOstEdul1.1, whole genome shotgun sequence genomic window:
- the LOC125667154 gene encoding uncharacterized protein LOC125667154 — MDTLGLSTQLKVRQCSQCQGDTEFYCNTCKRDLCLQCKEKHVIDLHTKHHDVVIYREKFNYIPRQEICVRHPDRFYEMFCQSCELSVCFRCLEHRKHQILDIRTAYQTKRQQHREIIDTIRSETLYNCRVLLAGIQTDIQTCPPQICHRQSQMSTKAQRLKDLIDTAVCDVKTRYRGLLIDRIQQQKRKMNRHLTHIQNYEDRYEQSANRAVQFLLFIKTSRVPQIKDTPNLPQHLLLSLTEGFNMEDVSQLLRGIPEIQMTTGKRQVGIDECVKLMSTPVLHTSVCVTGVSCVLHISRVMSDRVWVSDYTNLILTDTTGDTIHRVTDITPWYRGLHTVNSSGELIYIDSKHNINKLSVNNHTVTTQIEYTSPWSPRCVYCSPSTGDLMVGMCNYNTETGKVTRYNSSGQHILTIQHDNKRHTMYSYPYYITENTNGDIIVSDVSRDAVVVTERGGRHRFSYTGPPSGSSLYALGICTDALSHILVCDVNTHTVQMIDKDGHFLSLLLTQQHGINQPHSLNYDDKTHLLWVGSHDTNTVSVYRYLQRRYSLTDNPDRDERITEASSDEGVQESGS; from the exons ATGGACACACTGGGACTCAGCACTCAGCTAAAAGTACGACAATGTTCTCAATGTCAGGGGGACACTGAGTTTTACTGTAACACATGTAAACGTGATCTGTGTTTACAGTGTAAAGAGAAACATGTCATTGATCTACATACCAAACACCATGATGTTGTGATTTACCGTGAGAAGTTTAACTACATCCCCAGACAAGAGATCTGTGTCAGACATCCAGACAGGTTCTATGAAATGTTCTGTCAGTCGTGTGAACTTTCTGTCTGTTTCCGATGTTTAGAGCACCGAAAACACCAAATACTGGACATTAGAACAGCCTATCAAACAAAGCGACAACAACACCGAGAAATCATTGACACCATCAGAAGTGAGACTCTCTATAACTGTCGTGTTCTCCTGGCAGGAATCCAAACTGATATCCAAACTTGTCCCCCACAAATCTGTCACCGTCAATCACAGATGTCAACAAAAGCCCAGAGACTGAAGGATCTGATTGACACTGCGGTATGTGATGTTAAAACAAGATACCGAGGTTTATTGATTGATAGAATACAACAACAGAAGAGAAAAATGAACAGACACCTCACCCACATACAGAACTATGAAGACAGATATGAACAATCAGCAAACAGAGCGGTACAATTCCTCTTGTTTATAAAGACCAGTCGTGTCCCCCAGATAAAGGACACCCCTAATCTTCCACAACACCTGCTGCTGTCCCTGACTGAGGGATTCAACATGGAGGATGTCAGTCAGTTATTGAGGGGAATCCCAGAAATCCAAATGACAACAGGAAAACGACAAGTAGGAATAGACGAGTGTGTGAAACTGATGTCCACACCTGTATTACACACGTCTGTCTGTGTGACAGGTGTTAGTTGTGTGTTACACATATCTCGTGTGATGTCAGACCGGGTCTGGGTCTCTGATTATACCAATCTTATCTTGACAGACACAACAGGAGACACTATACACCGTGTGACAGATATAACACCATGGTATAGAGGACTACACACAGTGAACAGTTCTGGTGAACTGATTTATATAGACAGTAAACATAACATCAACAAACTGTCTGTGAACAATCACACAGTCACCACACAGATAGAGTATACATCACCATGGTCACCACGGTGTGTGTACTGCTCCCCGTCCACTGGAGATCTGATGGTCGGGATGTGTAACTATAATACAGAGACAGGCAAGGTAACCCGGTACAACAGTAGTGGTCAACACATCCTGACCATACAACACGACAACAAACGTCACACGATGTATAGTTATCCTTATTATATCACAGAGAACACTAACGGTGATATTATTGTGTCTGACGTGTCACGTGATGCTGTAGTGGTGACAGAGCGCGGGGGGAGACATCGATTCTCCTACACAGGACCTCCATCAGGATCATCACTATATGCACTAGGAATCTGTACAGACGCGCTGTCACACATCCTGGTGTGTGATGTTAACACCCACACAGTACAGATGATTGACAAGGACGGTCACTTCCTGTCTCTGTTACTGACACAACAACACGGGATAAACCAACCACACAGCCtgaactatgatgataaaactCACCTTCTCTGGGTCGGATCACACGACACCAACACAGTGTCTGTATATAGATATCTACAGAGgaggtactctctgactg ATAATCCAGACAGAGACGAGCGGATCACGGAAGCTTCAAGTGATGAGGGGGTTCAGGAATCAGGATCGTGA
- the LOC125660952 gene encoding uncharacterized protein LOC125660952, whose protein sequence is MADRDADPKFSDVCGENVELSANRKRAKWCHVYSAGRIFASRQLVGDESLDVLLDGSGHMGMGIIKCDPSLLRDIRDGVTGSCMPKHVTDIRVHKRECSVGVQQRKEDKATKLFITYSGQKVVVKIKHEEAYWLTFELKFGSIVVKFNNPGISFHQNAGRNVTFLDKERRSAKLEVEYPAVTCCLWRKLHMNEYVTFSVLPLKDKEKDLSTYHVVLGVSQLAPAQLRGRDPESFKADSRAPLPYRWRVINRFDKDVCYGELRVGVSPKGRVRAFHSGGFETEMDLDTEMRSSQYLFVLSLFRTEVRIKDLVVEETHYDYAVQSFRKASKRYNTDALYVDVIDDDAPVNGDQQNKQDLRRMKSRSFPMALPTQMERDDRSSLALNQPAENYYDDIALGSPLHSKSIDFPNVTPHINAVYCDVIGDGVAESSEFNRDTTSEKADCHYDEVDFEKNANSKQTKKNNKSPHMIKKPVSKLLGKVQGIKNVFVKRAEHPYDEIGDDEIKNRKTKNNFGNTLISVLSKDEDVVENTYWEVKEIPRSEKENQAEVTSSSEKNVIGSIKSTSNSSESAVPFIKVSDMEQITASGITRIREQLGTHQKQGTQQCTGKSESETKLKSDDSSMKEEHSGNKVNVKLLIQKFAGNENEAGKIHSCAIREKKTRAPLLHISPSAPLLVMRSKSDESLGLSRSISDNPAVLQNQNDAQLAKKPNSESTSDIPHAKEESGVLNETFDSINLLLNIGKEKKPGKKNKTKEKKK, encoded by the exons ATGCAGATCCAAAATTTTCCGATGTCTGTGGCGAGAACGTCGAGCTATCTGCCAACAGGAAGCGAGCTAAATGGTGCCATGTATATTCTGCAGGAAGAATCTTCGCTTCCCGCCAGCTGGTGGGAGACGAATCTTTGGATGTTTTATTGGACGGAAGCGGTCACATGGGTATGGGGATAATCAAATGTGATCCAAGTCTACTGAGAGATATACGAGATGGTGTAACTGGATCCTGCATGCCAAAACATGTGACCGACATTCGGGTACACAAACGGGAATGTTCCGTGGGCGTTCAGCAGCGGAAAGAGGATAAAGCAACAAAATTATTCATCACGTATTCGGGTCAAAAGGTCGTCGTTAAAATAAAGCACGAGGAGGCTTACTGGCTTACATTTGAACTGAAGTTTGGCTCCATTGTCGTAAAATTCA ACAATCCTGGTATTTCATTTCACCAGAATGCCGGCAGAAACGTAACTTTCCTTGACAAAGAGCGAAGATCAGCCAAGCTAGAGGTAGAATATCCAGCGGTCACGTGTTGTCTTTGGCGGAAGCTGCACATGAACGAGTACGTGACCTTCAGTGTTCTTCCACTCAAGGACAAAGAAAAGGATTTGTCAACATATCACGTGGTACTTGGTGTCAGCCAATTAGCGCCAGCACAGCTCCGAGGACGGGACCCGGAAAGTTTCAAGGCGGATTCCCGCGCACCTCTACCGTATCGTTGGAGAGTAATCAATCGATTTGACAAAGACGTGTGTTATGGAGAACTCCGTGTCGGGGTGAGCCCAAAGGGCCGGGTTCGTGCATTCCATTCAGGTGGATTTGAAACAGAAATGGATTTGGATACGGAAATGAGATCTTCGCAATATCTATTTGTTCTTAGTTTGTTTCGAACAGAGGTTAGAATAAAAGACTTGGTGGTGGAGGAGACGCATTATGACTACGCAGTACAGTCCTTTCGGAAGGCCTCTAAGAGGTACAACACTGATGCACTTTATGTAGACGTGATTGATGATGATGCCCCTGTTAACGGTGATCAACAGAACAAACAAGATTTAAGGCGAATGAAGAGCAGAAGTTTTCCAATGGCGCTTCCAACGCAAATGGAGAGGGATGATAGAAGTTCTTTGGCTCTTAATCAACCAGCCGAAAATTACTATGATGACATCGCATTAGGCAGTCCTCTGCACTCAAAGAGCATCGACTTCCCAAACGTTACACCGCATATTAACgcagtgtattgtgacgtcataggagaTGGCGTTGCAGAGAGTAGCGAATTTAATAGAGACACGACGTCAGAAAAAGCTGACTGTCATTACGACGAAgtagattttgagaaaaatgcAAATTCAAAGCAAACGAAAAAGAATAACAAATCACCTCACATGATTAAAAAACCTGTCTCAAAGCTTCTGGGTAAAGTGCAAGGAATTAAGAATGTATTTGTGAAGAGAGCAGAACATCCGTATGATGAGATCGGTGATGACGAAATCAAAAATCGTAAAACTAAGAACAACTTTGGAAATACGCTCATATCAGTTCTCTCCAAGGACGAGGACGTCGTTGAAAACACGTATTGGGAAGTGAAAGAGATACCAAGAAGCGAGAAAGAAAACCAAGCGGAAGTAACATCATCCTCTGAAAAAAATGTTATTGGATCTATAAAATCAACCTCAAATTCCAGTGAAAGTGCCGTACCGTTCATAAAAGTATCAGATATGGAGCAAATAACCGCCTCAGGAATTACTAGAATACGCGAGCAACTGGGGACACACCAAAAACAGGGAACTCAACAATGCACTGGTAAAAGTGAAAGTGAAACCAAACTTAAAAGTGATGATTCATCCATGAAAGAAGAGCATTCGGGAAACAAAGTAAATGTTAAGCTATTGATTCAAAAATTTGCGGGAAACGAAAATGAGGCTGGGAAAATCCACAGCTGTGCAATACGTGAGAAAAAGACGAGAGCCCCATTACTTCACATCAGTCCATCAGCACCACTTCTCGTCATGAGATCAAAATCTGACGAGAGTCTCGGACTTTCTCGCTCTATCTCGGATAATCCTGCTGTACTTCAAAACCAAAATGACGCCCAGTTAGCAAAAAAACCAAACAGTGAGAGTACTTCAGATATACCGCATGCCAAGGAGGAATCGGGAGTGCTGAACGAAACTTTTGACTCAATAAATCTGTTGTTGAATATAGGGAAGGAAAAAAAACCAgggaagaaaaataaaacaaaggaaaagaaaaagtgA